In a genomic window of Chryseobacterium sp. G0162:
- a CDS encoding sugar transferase, whose product MYRHFFKHLFDFIMAVIGLMILSPIFIIIFIGLYIVNDGYPFFFQERPGLNGKIFNIIKFRTMNNKRDVHGKLLEDAQRLTRVGRIVRKTSLDEIPQLINVLKGEMSIVGPRPFLPNYLPLYSEQQMRRHEIRPGITGWAQINGRNLISYTKKIELDIWYVDHVSFVLDAKILILTLKKVFKSEGVSQIGHVTADDFNGYN is encoded by the coding sequence ATGTATAGACATTTTTTTAAACATTTATTTGATTTTATAATGGCTGTTATAGGTCTAATGATCTTATCTCCAATTTTCATAATTATTTTTATAGGTCTATATATAGTAAATGATGGCTACCCTTTTTTCTTTCAAGAACGCCCGGGGCTCAATGGGAAAATTTTCAACATTATTAAGTTTAGGACGATGAATAATAAAAGAGATGTACATGGTAAGTTATTAGAAGATGCTCAGAGGTTAACGAGGGTAGGACGAATTGTTAGAAAGACTTCGTTAGACGAAATTCCTCAATTAATTAATGTTTTGAAAGGGGAAATGTCTATTGTAGGACCAAGACCGTTTCTACCTAATTATTTACCGTTATATTCTGAACAGCAGATGAGACGTCATGAGATTCGTCCTGGTATAACTGGATGGGCGCAGATAAATGGTAGAAATCTTATTTCATACACGAAAAAAATAGAATTGGATATTTGGTACGTTGATCATGTATCTTTTGTATTGGATGCTAAAATATTAATACTAACCTTAAAAAAGGTTTTTAAAAGTGAAGGTGTCAGCCAGATTGGACATGTAACTGCGGATGATTTTAATGGGTATAATTAG
- a CDS encoding lipopolysaccharide biosynthesis protein produces MLKKIFTYGFVEGISKGLNKLVLLLLPLLISTIDYGKVGLIVSIEILIPLFSFLGLERAVLRFYSDKENYPSFLKSITLPILSFHVMLVIFGLGLYFLGFKSIFGIEVLPDIILVIILVYLQGKNNIILNVLRVEENHNNYFKGRITIQILKFILALGLVAISKNYLGYILGSIISACIANIIFSRLINHKESKMKFNHLTFKKMFSFSWPFIFHGIAINLLGNADKFIIERMMNMEKVGQYTFAYSLGTTISFAFLGISVFIEPMVYKEHHAGARERLLNKFLLYTLTIGCLFYLALALISEFFLPLYFSQYAKVLYLIPLISLCYLLIPFYFKSNYKLVYLQKSKEFAVLSIISCSINILLNIFLIPRFGLFAGVLATLISFVIQGILFNIVAEKKIASMELIYFLILSGIIFIAVRTNLHFIYVFVILCIYIILFYVFKVKGRQNEIESCP; encoded by the coding sequence ATGCTTAAAAAGATTTTCACATATGGCTTCGTTGAAGGTATTTCAAAAGGATTAAATAAATTAGTCCTTTTGCTTCTGCCTTTATTGATCTCAACCATTGATTATGGAAAGGTCGGCTTAATTGTCTCCATTGAAATATTAATTCCTTTATTTTCATTTTTAGGGCTCGAGCGGGCAGTGTTGAGGTTCTATAGCGACAAAGAAAATTATCCTTCATTTTTAAAATCGATTACTTTACCTATCTTAAGTTTCCATGTTATGCTTGTGATATTTGGTTTAGGTCTATACTTTTTAGGCTTTAAATCAATTTTTGGTATTGAAGTTTTACCAGATATTATTTTAGTAATCATTCTTGTTTATCTGCAAGGAAAGAATAATATCATTCTTAACGTACTGCGTGTCGAGGAAAATCACAATAATTATTTTAAAGGAAGGATAACTATTCAAATTTTGAAGTTTATTCTTGCTCTTGGACTGGTAGCCATTTCTAAAAATTATTTAGGATATATCTTAGGATCTATAATTTCTGCGTGTATTGCCAACATCATCTTTTCCAGATTGATTAATCATAAGGAAAGTAAAATGAAGTTTAATCATTTGACTTTTAAAAAAATGTTCTCTTTTTCCTGGCCTTTTATATTTCATGGTATTGCAATCAATTTGTTAGGAAATGCTGATAAATTTATTATAGAAAGGATGATGAATATGGAAAAGGTTGGACAATATACATTTGCTTATTCTTTAGGAACTACCATCAGCTTTGCTTTTTTAGGTATTTCAGTATTTATTGAACCAATGGTGTATAAAGAGCATCATGCTGGGGCCAGAGAACGTTTATTAAATAAGTTTTTGCTCTATACCTTAACGATAGGTTGTTTGTTTTACTTGGCATTAGCTCTTATAAGTGAATTTTTTCTTCCCTTATATTTTAGCCAATATGCTAAGGTGCTGTATCTAATTCCGCTGATATCATTGTGTTATTTGTTAATTCCGTTTTACTTTAAATCTAATTATAAATTAGTATACCTTCAGAAGAGCAAAGAGTTTGCGGTTCTATCGATTATCTCATGCAGTATAAATATTCTGTTAAATATTTTCCTAATTCCTAGATTTGGCCTTTTTGCCGGAGTACTGGCAACACTTATTTCCTTTGTTATTCAAGGAATCCTGTTTAACATTGTTGCTGAAAAGAAAATAGCTAGTATGGAGCTTATTTACTTTTTAATCCTATCAGGAATAATCTTTATCGCAGTAAGAACCAATCTACATTTCATATATGTATTTGTGATATTATGTATCTACATCATCCTTTTTTATGTGTTTAAAGTTAAAGGGAGACAAAATGAAATTGAATCCTGTCCATAA
- a CDS encoding nucleotide sugar dehydrogenase, with protein MDKQTHIVIIGLGYVGLPLARLFATQYKVVGFDINDARVAEVNNAQDHTLEVSKELLEYVLIKKNPFKTDTVKGLYCSSNLDDTKKGNVYIVTVPTPVDKHNRPDLTPLQKASETVGKVLKKGDIVIYESTVYPGVTEEECVPLLEKVSGLIFNKDFFAGYSPERINPGDKERTIENILKITSGSTPEIGEKVNKLYQSVIKAGTHLAPTIKVAEAAKVIENSQRDINIAFVNELAKIFNLLNINTNDVLKAAGTKWNFLPFRPGLVGGHCIGVDPFYLAQKAQDVGYYSELILTARRLNDSMGRYIASEFIKTMIKKQIQVIGARVLNLGITFKENCPDVRNTKVVDVINAMEEYDVTVITFDPWADPQEVKKEYGIISYKDLENIRRLGKYDAIILTVAHQKFLELDLIEFLNEGGVIYDVKGILKAADNRL; from the coding sequence ATGGATAAACAAACTCATATCGTGATCATTGGCCTTGGGTATGTGGGGCTTCCATTAGCCCGGTTATTTGCTACCCAGTATAAGGTGGTGGGCTTCGATATTAATGATGCTAGAGTAGCCGAGGTGAATAATGCTCAAGATCATACTTTAGAAGTTTCGAAAGAGCTGTTAGAGTATGTTCTTATTAAAAAAAATCCTTTTAAAACAGATACTGTAAAAGGGCTATACTGCTCATCGAATCTTGATGACACTAAAAAAGGCAATGTTTACATTGTTACGGTTCCAACGCCGGTAGATAAACATAACCGTCCTGATTTAACTCCTTTACAAAAGGCCTCAGAAACAGTGGGGAAAGTATTGAAAAAAGGTGATATTGTTATATATGAATCTACGGTTTATCCAGGAGTAACGGAGGAGGAATGTGTTCCTTTATTAGAAAAAGTATCTGGATTAATTTTTAATAAAGATTTTTTTGCCGGATATTCTCCGGAACGTATTAATCCTGGTGATAAGGAACGTACTATCGAAAATATTTTAAAAATCACCTCAGGTTCAACTCCCGAAATAGGAGAAAAAGTCAATAAGCTTTACCAATCCGTAATTAAGGCTGGAACCCATTTAGCACCTACGATAAAAGTTGCGGAAGCAGCCAAGGTTATAGAGAATTCTCAACGTGATATCAATATTGCTTTTGTTAATGAGCTAGCTAAGATTTTTAACCTTTTAAATATTAATACAAACGATGTGCTGAAAGCAGCCGGAACAAAATGGAACTTTTTGCCGTTTAGGCCAGGTCTTGTCGGTGGACATTGTATTGGGGTCGATCCTTTTTACCTGGCACAGAAAGCTCAGGATGTAGGATACTATTCGGAGCTCATTCTTACAGCCAGAAGATTAAATGATTCGATGGGAAGGTACATTGCTTCTGAGTTCATTAAAACTATGATTAAAAAGCAGATTCAAGTTATAGGAGCTAGGGTTCTTAATCTTGGAATCACCTTTAAAGAAAATTGTCCGGATGTTAGAAATACCAAAGTGGTAGATGTTATTAATGCAATGGAAGAATATGATGTTACTGTAATAACTTTTGATCCCTGGGCAGATCCTCAGGAAGTAAAAAAAGAATATGGTATAATCTCATATAAGGATTTAGAAAATATTAGAAGGCTTGGTAAATATGATGCCATTATTCTGACGGTTGCCCATCAGAAGTTTTTAGAGCTTGATCTCATTGAGTTTTTAAATGAAGGTGGAGTTATATATGACGTAAAAGGAATATTAAAAGCAGCAGATAACAGACTTTAA
- a CDS encoding glycosyltransferase family 4 protein — protein sequence MKILLLHQYFLEEEDPGGSRWNEITKTWTEEGHEVTVIAGMVHYNGFTKREEYKKKYFVKKKQGAITVHRTHVSESYNSGFIGRLWGYFSFMFSSLWAGLFKVKGKFDVVVVTSPPLFVGGAGYLISRFKRIPMIFEVRDLWPESAIDMGILSNKLIIKMAYWFESFMYKKATLISVLTPAFYNSLIKLKKVKKEKLAVVPNASNFALSDGLLHDFDREQFRRDNDLDEYFVIIYVGAHGVANHLKQVLDAGKILEDTNVLFLLIGEGMEKAKLKQKALQMNVFNVRFLDSVSKKEVLKYIIASDMGASILKKIDTFKTVYSNKTFDYFSCKKPVLMAIDGVSRVLIEEARAGEYVEPENADEYSRVIRSYMADPERLLREGENGYQYAKINFDREIIAKKYLNIIRESIQ from the coding sequence ATGAAAATTTTATTGCTACATCAGTATTTTCTAGAAGAAGAAGATCCTGGTGGGTCCCGGTGGAATGAAATAACCAAAACATGGACAGAGGAAGGACATGAAGTTACGGTTATAGCCGGTATGGTTCATTACAATGGTTTTACAAAAAGAGAAGAGTATAAAAAGAAATACTTTGTAAAAAAGAAACAGGGAGCAATCACAGTACATCGTACTCATGTTTCAGAATCTTATAATAGCGGTTTTATAGGCCGCTTATGGGGGTATTTTTCTTTTATGTTTTCTTCTTTATGGGCTGGTTTGTTTAAAGTGAAGGGGAAATTTGACGTAGTAGTGGTTACGTCCCCACCATTATTTGTTGGAGGAGCAGGGTATTTGATTTCAAGGTTTAAGAGAATTCCTATGATCTTTGAAGTACGGGATTTGTGGCCGGAGTCAGCCATTGATATGGGGATTCTTAGCAATAAATTAATTATTAAAATGGCCTATTGGTTTGAATCTTTTATGTATAAAAAGGCTACTCTGATCAGTGTATTGACGCCTGCTTTTTATAACTCTTTAATTAAATTAAAAAAAGTTAAGAAAGAAAAACTAGCAGTGGTACCCAATGCTTCTAATTTTGCTCTATCAGATGGTTTGCTTCATGATTTTGATCGAGAACAATTTAGACGAGATAATGATTTAGACGAATATTTTGTGATTATTTATGTGGGTGCCCATGGGGTAGCCAATCATTTGAAACAGGTCTTAGATGCAGGAAAGATATTGGAGGATACTAATGTTCTTTTTTTATTGATTGGTGAAGGTATGGAAAAAGCAAAATTGAAACAAAAGGCTCTTCAAATGAATGTTTTTAATGTACGATTCCTTGATTCCGTATCAAAAAAAGAAGTGTTAAAATATATAATTGCGTCTGATATGGGTGCTTCTATATTAAAAAAAATAGACACTTTTAAGACCGTATATTCTAATAAAACATTTGATTATTTTTCATGCAAAAAGCCAGTTTTGATGGCAATTGATGGAGTGTCGCGAGTGTTAATCGAAGAGGCAAGGGCAGGGGAGTATGTTGAACCTGAAAATGCTGATGAATACAGTCGTGTGATCAGAAGTTATATGGCTGATCCTGAAAGGTTGTTGAGAGAAGGTGAGAATGGTTATCAGTATGCCAAGATTAATTTCGATAGAGAAATTATCGCCAAGAAATATCTAAATATTATTCGTGAAAGTATTCAATAA
- a CDS encoding oligosaccharide repeat unit polymerase — translation MMPIIFIGVYIISFALFISTFGLRFSIPSLSDVYDVRAQYKEITEGNILTRYLVGWMGYVVNIFLLLYALQTKNLKLLIFSVVFQLYIFTLMALKSHLAAYILAALLFFVFKKYRTLSSFKFLAFTVIFILSLSFVDFITGNDLLEMLITRRIMVVPSQLTYYHFDFFEHRSKTYWAFSVFKDIFSYPYKLPPPNIIGEKHFGNEKMTAVVNLFIEGYTAFGYCGVVMVTLLLKELLKAIDYMFIKRSGRNMIIVIILLGLCNIINSTSIFTMLLTHGWFILILLITIFPWKVLKESS, via the coding sequence ATGATGCCTATTATTTTCATTGGGGTCTATATTATTTCATTTGCATTATTTATTTCAACTTTTGGTTTAAGGTTTAGTATTCCCAGCCTTTCTGATGTTTATGACGTTCGCGCCCAATACAAAGAAATTACGGAAGGAAATATTTTAACAAGATACCTTGTTGGCTGGATGGGATATGTAGTGAATATATTTCTCCTGCTTTATGCTTTACAGACCAAAAACCTGAAGTTATTGATATTTTCTGTTGTATTTCAATTGTATATTTTTACTTTGATGGCACTTAAAAGCCATCTGGCAGCCTATATACTGGCAGCTTTGCTATTTTTTGTATTTAAAAAGTATCGAACACTCAGTAGTTTTAAGTTTCTGGCTTTTACAGTAATTTTTATTCTGTCATTAAGTTTTGTGGATTTTATAACAGGAAATGATCTACTTGAAATGCTTATCACCAGGCGAATTATGGTAGTTCCAAGCCAACTTACCTATTATCATTTTGATTTTTTTGAGCACCGCTCTAAAACATACTGGGCCTTTTCAGTTTTTAAAGATATTTTTAGTTATCCCTATAAGTTGCCTCCCCCGAACATCATCGGTGAAAAACACTTCGGAAATGAAAAAATGACAGCAGTTGTTAATTTATTTATTGAAGGATACACTGCATTTGGCTATTGCGGTGTAGTGATGGTTACTCTTCTTCTAAAAGAACTTTTAAAAGCTATTGATTATATGTTCATCAAAAGAAGTGGAAGAAATATGATCATTGTCATTATTCTTTTGGGGCTATGTAATATTATCAACAGCACCTCTATTTTCACCATGTTATTGACACATGGCTGGTTTATTCTAATCCTATTAATAACAATATTTCCATGGAAAGTTTTAAAAGAATCTTCGTAG
- the wecB gene encoding non-hydrolyzing UDP-N-acetylglucosamine 2-epimerase produces the protein MKSRHLIIFGTRPEAIKMAPLIKQLIKNTDFETKVCVTAQHREMLDQVLDFFEIETHYDLNLMKPDQNLYSLTADIITQLKPVLEDFKPDFVYVHGDTTTTMAGSIASFYSGAKICHVEAGLRTYNKHSPFPEEMNRQVTGRAADYHFAPTEQSRINLLRENVPEQNIIVTGNTVIDALLESSMKVKTIENEEIKKLKEFLSPDQKIILVTGHRRENHGEGFIKICTALKEIATENPDVQVVYPVHLNPNVKKPVFEILSGVNNIKLIPPLAYPAFVWLMTQSYLIITDSGGVQEEAPSLGKPVLVMRDTTERPEAVEAGTVILVGTDSEKIVSEAQNLLTNDYQYQLMSALHNPYGDGKASERIVEFIKTKH, from the coding sequence ATGAAATCAAGACACTTGATTATTTTTGGAACCCGTCCGGAAGCCATAAAAATGGCCCCCTTAATAAAGCAGCTGATTAAAAATACTGATTTTGAAACAAAGGTGTGTGTGACAGCACAGCACAGAGAAATGCTGGATCAGGTTTTAGATTTTTTTGAAATAGAAACTCATTATGATCTGAATTTAATGAAACCGGATCAGAATTTATACTCATTAACAGCAGATATAATCACTCAATTGAAACCTGTATTGGAGGATTTTAAACCGGATTTTGTTTATGTACATGGTGATACCACAACTACAATGGCAGGAAGCATTGCCTCATTCTATTCTGGAGCAAAGATCTGTCATGTGGAAGCGGGGCTGAGAACATATAATAAACATTCACCATTTCCAGAAGAAATGAATCGACAAGTAACCGGCAGGGCTGCTGATTATCATTTTGCTCCTACTGAACAGTCAAGAATAAATTTGTTACGGGAAAATGTTCCAGAGCAGAATATAATTGTAACAGGTAATACAGTTATTGATGCATTACTTGAAAGTTCCATGAAAGTAAAGACAATTGAAAATGAAGAGATAAAAAAACTTAAGGAATTTCTTTCTCCTGACCAAAAAATAATTTTAGTTACAGGGCATAGGAGAGAAAATCATGGTGAAGGATTTATCAAGATCTGCACAGCATTAAAAGAAATTGCAACTGAAAATCCAGATGTACAGGTTGTATATCCTGTTCATTTGAATCCAAATGTGAAAAAGCCTGTTTTTGAAATTTTATCTGGAGTAAATAATATTAAACTAATACCTCCCTTGGCTTATCCTGCTTTTGTATGGTTGATGACCCAATCTTACCTTATTATCACCGACTCTGGAGGGGTTCAGGAAGAAGCTCCAAGTTTGGGTAAACCTGTCTTGGTTATGAGAGATACCACAGAACGTCCTGAGGCAGTGGAAGCTGGTACAGTCATTTTAGTTGGAACGGACTCTGAAAAAATAGTTAGTGAAGCCCAAAATCTGTTAACCAATGATTACCAGTATCAATTAATGAGTGCACTTCATAATCCATATGGTGATGGGAAAGCCTCTGAACGTATTGTCGAATTTATTAAAACAAAGCATTAA
- the wecC gene encoding UDP-N-acetyl-D-mannosamine dehydrogenase produces MKPKVVTVGLGYIGLPTSALIANNNIPVYGVDISQQVVDTINAGKIHIIEPDLEQAVSVAVSGGYLKADIKPVPADNYLVVVPTPFKGNHEPDISYVKAATKVLIPILKEGDLYIIESTSPVGTTEKMMEYIFSERPELDGKIYLAYCPERVLPGNVMYELVHNDRVIGGVNEESTLKAIAFYRQFVKGKLHPTNAQTAEMCKLIENSSRDVQIAFANELSLICDKAGIDVWELIDLANKHPRVNILQPGCGVGGHCIAVDPYFIVADFPMESRMISQARATNNYKSFWCAEKIKSARLEFELKHGYTPSMAIMGLAFKPNIDDLRESPAIHILERIIQDSGDADLYIVEPNVEQHKVFKLSDYTLAAKKADIIVMLVAHDEFRDLTFKDHQVILDFCGINN; encoded by the coding sequence ATGAAGCCAAAAGTAGTTACAGTAGGGTTGGGATATATAGGATTACCGACTTCGGCTTTAATAGCCAATAATAATATACCTGTTTATGGTGTTGATATATCTCAACAAGTAGTTGACACCATTAATGCCGGTAAGATTCACATTATAGAACCTGATCTTGAACAGGCTGTATCAGTTGCCGTTAGTGGGGGATATTTAAAAGCTGATATCAAACCTGTACCTGCGGATAATTATCTTGTTGTTGTTCCTACCCCTTTTAAAGGGAATCATGAACCTGATATTTCCTATGTGAAAGCAGCGACTAAAGTATTGATTCCGATTTTAAAAGAAGGGGACCTTTATATTATTGAATCTACATCACCTGTTGGTACAACTGAAAAAATGATGGAATATATATTTTCGGAACGTCCAGAGCTTGATGGGAAAATCTATTTAGCCTATTGTCCTGAAAGGGTACTTCCGGGAAATGTAATGTATGAACTTGTACATAATGATCGTGTCATAGGTGGGGTTAATGAGGAGTCTACTTTAAAAGCTATTGCGTTTTATCGTCAGTTTGTAAAAGGAAAACTTCATCCTACCAATGCACAAACTGCAGAAATGTGCAAATTAATAGAAAACTCGTCTAGAGATGTACAGATTGCCTTTGCCAATGAGCTGTCATTAATTTGTGATAAAGCTGGGATTGATGTTTGGGAGCTTATAGATCTGGCTAATAAACATCCGAGAGTGAATATTTTACAGCCTGGATGTGGAGTAGGAGGCCATTGTATTGCAGTTGATCCTTATTTTATAGTTGCAGATTTTCCTATGGAATCACGTATGATATCTCAGGCAAGAGCGACCAACAATTATAAATCCTTTTGGTGTGCTGAAAAGATAAAATCAGCACGATTGGAATTCGAACTTAAACATGGCTATACACCATCTATGGCCATTATGGGACTAGCCTTCAAACCTAATATTGATGATTTGCGTGAGTCTCCGGCTATTCACATTTTGGAACGTATTATTCAAGATAGTGGAGATGCAGATCTTTATATTGTTGAACCTAATGTAGAGCAGCATAAAGTATTCAAATTGTCAGATTACACGTTGGCAGCAAAAAAGGCAGATATTATTGTTATGCTTGTAGCGCATGATGAATTTAGGGATTTAACATTTAAAGACCATCAAGTCATTTTGGATTTTTGCGGCATAAATAACTAA
- a CDS encoding acetyltransferase, protein MYLYGASGHGKVVLEIAEENGYNIEGFIDEDISKIMLLNYTVTHSVPLYAIDVVITIGNNKIRKKIVNGNPLFNYMTLIHPKTTVSKRVKIGEGTVVMPGCKINSEVNVGKHCIINTNASVDHDCAIEDFVHISPGASLAGAVSVGEGTHIGIGAVVIQGVNIGKWCTIGAGAVIIRDVLDGATVVGNPGRVIKMNESKYDQ, encoded by the coding sequence ATGTATTTATATGGAGCAAGTGGTCATGGAAAAGTCGTTTTAGAAATTGCTGAAGAAAACGGATACAATATTGAAGGTTTTATTGATGAGGATATTTCTAAAATAATGTTATTAAATTACACTGTTACTCACAGTGTTCCCCTTTATGCTATTGATGTGGTGATTACAATTGGAAATAACAAAATAAGAAAAAAAATAGTCAATGGAAACCCACTATTTAATTATATGACATTAATTCATCCTAAAACAACAGTGTCAAAAAGAGTGAAAATTGGAGAGGGGACAGTTGTAATGCCTGGTTGTAAGATTAACTCCGAGGTCAATGTAGGAAAACACTGCATAATTAACACAAATGCATCTGTCGATCATGATTGTGCTATTGAAGATTTTGTTCATATATCTCCAGGGGCATCATTAGCAGGTGCTGTATCAGTGGGTGAGGGAACACATATTGGAATAGGAGCTGTAGTAATACAAGGTGTTAATATTGGCAAATGGTGTACTATTGGAGCAGGAGCAGTGATCATTAGAGATGTTTTGGATGGAGCAACTGTTGTTGGAAATCCAGGACGGGTTATTAAAATGAATGAATCAAAATATGATCAATGA
- a CDS encoding glycosyltransferase family 4 protein, with translation MKVLHICNDYSYSKVYKNLYQELDNHGIEQIIYHPLRKESNKGKNSFEFKTQNSKLIYSSFLLKTYHRILFRVKIRILFKDIKENIDIQSVDVTYATTLFSDGAIAYQLKKKFGIPYVVAVRSTDVNFFLRYRPDLIPLMQGILQNASKIIFISKGLRDLFYNHPKIKEIVYRHRENTIVIPNGIENLWLENLYVNRVQNHAQNLLFVGRFDTNKNVENVIKALVYLKADYPNVRLNLVGGGGDKEQLVHDLIVRHKDWISYLGYIYDKVELLHIYRQNNYFIMPSIFETFGLVYIEALSQGLPVLYTKNQGIDGIFSERIGIGTSPDIEALVHNLRELLDKDNFDLSSIDFDSYNWCNIAVDYVDIFEEAIKGC, from the coding sequence ATGAAAGTACTGCATATTTGTAATGATTACTCTTATTCAAAAGTGTATAAGAACCTTTATCAGGAGCTGGACAACCACGGAATTGAGCAAATCATTTATCATCCGCTTAGAAAGGAATCAAATAAGGGTAAAAATAGTTTTGAGTTTAAAACTCAAAATTCAAAACTCATCTATTCTTCATTCTTACTAAAGACCTATCATAGGATATTATTTCGGGTAAAAATAAGAATACTTTTTAAAGACATAAAGGAAAATATTGATATTCAGTCTGTTGATGTTACTTATGCAACTACCTTATTTAGTGATGGTGCGATAGCATATCAATTGAAAAAGAAATTCGGGATCCCCTATGTTGTTGCAGTCCGAAGTACAGATGTGAATTTCTTTCTCAGATATCGGCCTGACCTAATACCTTTAATGCAAGGTATTTTGCAAAATGCATCCAAAATTATCTTTATAAGTAAGGGTTTAAGAGATCTATTCTATAATCATCCAAAAATTAAAGAAATTGTTTACAGGCATAGAGAGAATACAATTGTAATTCCTAATGGTATAGAGAATCTATGGTTAGAAAATTTATATGTTAATAGAGTTCAGAATCATGCCCAAAATTTGCTTTTTGTTGGACGTTTTGATACTAATAAGAATGTAGAAAATGTGATAAAAGCACTTGTCTATCTGAAAGCTGACTATCCCAATGTCAGACTTAACCTTGTTGGAGGTGGTGGAGACAAGGAACAACTTGTTCATGACTTGATTGTACGACATAAAGACTGGATTAGTTATTTAGGTTATATCTATGATAAGGTGGAACTACTACATATCTACAGACAAAATAACTATTTTATTATGCCATCAATCTTTGAGACATTCGGTCTTGTTTATATCGAAGCATTATCTCAAGGGCTACCCGTATTATATACGAAAAATCAAGGGATAGACGGAATATTTAGTGAGAGAATTGGAATTGGTACTTCTCCGGATATCGAGGCGCTGGTGCACAATTTGAGAGAGTTGCTCGATAAGGACAATTTTGATTTATCATCTATTGATTTTGACTCTTATAACTGGTGCAATATTGCGGTAGATTATGTAGATATCTTTGAAGAAGCAATAAAAGGCTGTTGA